Proteins encoded in a region of the Panicum hallii strain FIL2 chromosome 3, PHallii_v3.1, whole genome shotgun sequence genome:
- the LOC112886815 gene encoding proteasome subunit alpha type-4-2-like isoform X1, whose protein sequence is MSRRYDSRTTIFSPEGRLYQVEYAMEAIALGILVADGVVLVGEKKVTSKLLQTSRSAEKMYKIDSHLACAVAGIMTDANILINTARLHAQRYALAYQEPIPVEQLVQSLCDTKQGYTQFGGRRPFGVSFLFAGWDKHYGFQLYMSDPSGNYGGWKAAAVGANSQAAQSMLKQDYKDGLTREEAVGLALKVLSKTMDSTSLTAEKLELAEVFLQPGTGEVQYQVCSPDALGKLLAKSGLTQPAPEA, encoded by the coding sequence atgtcTCGCCGCTATGACAGCCGCACGACGATCTTCTCGCCGGAGGGGCGTCTCTACCAGGTGGAGTACGCGATGGAGGCGATCGCCCTTGGGATCCTGGTGGCCGACGGCGTGGTCCTCGTCGGTGAGAAGAAGGTGACCTCCAAGCTCCTCCAGACCTCCCGATCCGCCGAGAAGATGTACAAGATCGACTCCCACCTCGCCTGCGCCGTCGCGGGGATCATGACGGATGCCAACATCCTCATCAACACCGCCCGCCTCCATGCCCAGCGCTACGCGCTCGCCTACCAGGAGCCCATCCCCGTCGAGCAGCTCGTCCAGTCCCTCTGCGACACCAAGCAGGGATACACACAGTTCGGAGGCCGACGCCCCTTCGGGGTCTCCTTCCTCTTCGCCGGGTGGGACAAGCACTACGGCTTCCAGCTCTACATGAGCGACCCATCTGGCAACTACGGCGGGTGGAAGGCCGCCGCTGTTGGGGCTAACAGCCAGGCCGCGCAGTCCATGCTCAAGCAGGACTACAAGGACGGCTTGACCCGCGAGGAGGCCGTCGGCCTCGCGCTCAAGGTCCTCAGCAAGACCATGGACTCCACCAGCTTGACCGCCGAGAAGCTGGAGCTGGCCGAGGTGTTCCTGCAGCCCGGCACTGGggaggtgcagtaccaggtgtGCTCCCCTGACGCGCTGGGGAAGCTGCTTGCCAAGTCCGGCCTCACGCAGCCAGCGCCTGAGGCGTAA
- the LOC112886645 gene encoding proteasome subunit alpha type-4-2-like — MSRRYNSRTTIFSPEGRLYQVEYAMEAIALGILAADGVVLVGEKKVTSKLLQTSRSAEKMYKIDSHLACAIAGIMSDANILINTACLHAQRWDKHHGFQLYMSDPSGNYGGWKAAAVGANSQAAQSMLKQDYKDGLTREEAVGLALKVLSKTMDSTSLTAEKLELAEVFLQPGTGEVQYQVCSPDALGKLLAKSGLTQPAPEA, encoded by the exons atgtcTCGCCGCTATAACAGCCGCACGACGATCTTCTCGCCGGAGGGGCGTCTCTACCAGGTGGAGTACGCGATGGAGGCGATCGCCCTTGGGATCCTGGCGGCCGACGGCGTGGTCCTCGTCGGCGAGAAGAAGGTGACCTCCAAGCTCCTCCAGACCTCCCGATCCGCCGAGAAGATGTACAAGATCGACTCCCACCTCGCCTGCGCCATCGCGGGGATCATGTCGGACGCCAACATCCTCATCAACACCGCCTGCCTCCACGCCCAGC GGTGGGACAAGCACCACGGCTTCCAGCTCTACATGAGCGACCCATCTGGCAACTACGGCGGGTGGAAGGCCGCCGCTGTTGGGGCTAACAGCCAGGCCGCGCAGTCCATGCTCAAGCAGGACTACAAGGACGGCTTGACCCGCGAGGAGGCCGTCGGCCTCGCGCTCAAGGTCCTCAGCAAGACCATGGACTCCACCAGCTTGACCGCCGAGAAGCTGGAGCTGGCCGAGGTGTTCCTGCAGCCCGGCACTGGggaggtgcagtaccaggtgtGCTCCCCTGACGCGCTGGGGAAGCTGCTTGCCAAGTCCGGCCTCACGCAGCCAGCGCCTGAGGCGTAA
- the LOC112886815 gene encoding proteasome subunit alpha type-4-2-like isoform X2 yields MSRRYDSRTTIFSPEGRLYQVEYAMEAIALGILVADGVVLVGEKKVTSKLLQTSRSAEKMYKIDSHLACAVAGIMTDANILINTARLHAQRWDKHYGFQLYMSDPSGNYGGWKAAAVGANSQAAQSMLKQDYKDGLTREEAVGLALKVLSKTMDSTSLTAEKLELAEVFLQPGTGEVQYQVCSPDALGKLLAKSGLTQPAPEA; encoded by the exons atgtcTCGCCGCTATGACAGCCGCACGACGATCTTCTCGCCGGAGGGGCGTCTCTACCAGGTGGAGTACGCGATGGAGGCGATCGCCCTTGGGATCCTGGTGGCCGACGGCGTGGTCCTCGTCGGTGAGAAGAAGGTGACCTCCAAGCTCCTCCAGACCTCCCGATCCGCCGAGAAGATGTACAAGATCGACTCCCACCTCGCCTGCGCCGTCGCGGGGATCATGACGGATGCCAACATCCTCATCAACACCGCCCGCCTCCATGCCCAGC GGTGGGACAAGCACTACGGCTTCCAGCTCTACATGAGCGACCCATCTGGCAACTACGGCGGGTGGAAGGCCGCCGCTGTTGGGGCTAACAGCCAGGCCGCGCAGTCCATGCTCAAGCAGGACTACAAGGACGGCTTGACCCGCGAGGAGGCCGTCGGCCTCGCGCTCAAGGTCCTCAGCAAGACCATGGACTCCACCAGCTTGACCGCCGAGAAGCTGGAGCTGGCCGAGGTGTTCCTGCAGCCCGGCACTGGggaggtgcagtaccaggtgtGCTCCCCTGACGCGCTGGGGAAGCTGCTTGCCAAGTCCGGCCTCACGCAGCCAGCGCCTGAGGCGTAA
- the LOC112885023 gene encoding uncharacterized protein LOC112885023: MEKEFVAAQERLRPQEDKAEEDRSKEASVLPPRNREMGVFELKINQLVLDCAYCQQPLRPDQIRPQAYTCAGGHIYCGACTRRHEKACISKCHLLDRTIAQMEFKCILCDSGGEYVPYGKFFEHRCNTDVVDPKLPERQMEFAFYGRGRIKTSLLVCSECELPLRPPIFRHISGDVLICSPCYRGDIVNYVRCSELDHLVQGIMVKCVACQEYIPFSALAWHQLRECPSKHKLQKIAPGSSARKNLCDFILISDEEETERLSTCSSCIQGKNKQKAPYEVGKMDKHIVRGDEVGNDDDSLDDNHEMGVFELKINQLVLDCAYCQQPLRPDQIRAQAYTCAGSHIYCGACTRRHEKACISRCHLLDRTIAQMEFKCILCDSGGEYVPYGKFFEHRCNTDVVDPKLPERQMEFAFYGRGRIKTSLLVCSECELPLRPPIFRHISGDVLICSPCYRGDIVNYVRCSELDHLVQGIMVKCVACQEYIPFSALAWHQLRECPSKHKLQKIAPGSSARKNLCDEEETERLSTCSSCIQGKNKQKAPYEVGKMDKHIVRGDEVGNDDDSLDDNHAESGMRVAENAQKTAPTAAHASTSTCRCLPITAPLKPPLPHRPVTRLFQAAHNRNRGGKMGALVTDSSTYKAGQQRTKREGPNIQRGIKRRSCEQS, translated from the exons ATGGAGAAGGAGTTCGTTGCCGCGCAGGAGCGACTCCGCCCCCAGGAGGACAAGGCCGAGGAGGACCGATCCAAGGAAGCCTCGGTCCTGCCCCCAAGGAACCGG GAGATGGGTGTGTTTGAACTCAAGATCAACCAGCTAGTACTGGATTGCGCATACTGCCAACAACCCCTCCGGCCTGACCAGATCAGGCCCCAAGCGTACACG TGCGCTGGCGGCCACATCTATTGTGGTGCCTGCACCCGCCGACACGAAAAGGCATGTATCTCCAAGTGCCATTTGCTGGACCGCACCATCGCTCAGATGGAGTTCAAATGCATCCTCTGCGACTCCGGGGGCGAATACGTCCCCTACGGCAAGTTTTTTGAACACAGGTGCAACACCGACGTCGTCGATCCCAAGCTTCCGGAACGGCAAATGGAGTTCGCGTTTTACGGGCGCGGCCGCATCAAGACAAGTCTACTTGTCTGCTCTGAATGCGAGCTTCCTCTCCGACCTCCTATTTTCAGG CATATCTCTGGTGACGTTCTCATTTGTAGCCCCTGCTACCGTGGGGATATCGTCAACTATGTTCGCTGCAGTGAGCTCGACCACCTCGTCCAAGGTATCATGGTGAAATGCGTGGCTTGCCAAGAATACATTCCATTCTCCGCCTTGGCTTGGCACCAGCTGCGGGAGTGCCCATCCAAGCATAAATTGCAAAAGATTGCGCCAGGCTCAAGTGCTCGGAAAAACTTGTGTG ACTTTATCCTCATTTCAGATGAAGAGGAAACTGAGAGACTTTCAACGTGCAGCAGTTGTATCCAGG GAAAAAACAAGCAAAAGGCTCCTTATGAGGTTGGTAAAATGGACAAGCACATTGTTCGTGGTGACGAGGTTGGGAATGATGATGACTCATTGGATGACAACCAT GAGATGGGTGTGTTTGAACTCAAGATCAACCAGCTAGTACTGGATTGCGCATACTGCCAACAACCCCTCCGGCCTGACCAGATCAGGGCCCAAGCGTACACG TGCGCTGGCAGCCACATCTATTGTGGTGCCTGCACCCGCCGACACGAAAAGGCATGTATCTCCAGGTGCCATTTGCTGGACCGCACCATCGCTCAGATGGAGTTCAAATGCATCCTCTGCGACTCCGGGGGCGAATACGTCCCCTACGGCAAGTTTTTTGAACACAGGTGCAACACCGACGTCGTCGATCCCAAGCTTCCGGAACGGCAAATGGAGTTCGCGTTTTACGGGCGCGGCCGCATCAAGACAAGTCTACTTGTCTGCTCTGAATGCGAGCTTCCTCTCCGACCTCCTATTTTCAGG CATATCTCTGGTGACGTTCTCATTTGTAGCCCCTGCTACCGTGGGGATATCGTCAACTATGTTCGCTGCAGTGAGCTCGACCACCTCGTCCAAGGTATCATGGTGAAATGCGTGGCTTGCCAAGAATACATTCCATTCTCCGCCTTGGCTTGGCACCAGCTGCGGGAGTGCCCATCCAAGCATAAATTGCAAAAGATTGCGCCAGGCTCAAGTGCTCGGAAAAACTTGTGTG ATGAAGAGGAAACTGAGAGACTTTCAACGTGCAGCAGTTGTATCCAGG GAAAAAACAAGCAAAAGGCTCCTTATGAGGTTGGTAAAATGGACAAGCACATTGTTCGTGGTGACGAGGTTGGGAATGATGATGACTCATTGGATGACAACCAT GCTGAGAGTGGCATGAGAGTGGCTGAAAACGCGCAGAAAACAG CACCTACTGCAGCCCATGCTAGCACGTCGACATGTCGATGCCTGCCCATCACGGCTCCCTTGAagccacctctacctcatcgtCCAGTCACCCGTCTCTTCCAAGCAGCCCACAACAGGAATAGGG GTGGTAAAATGGGTGCCCTTGTGACTGATAGCTCAACCTACAAAGCAGGCCAGCAACGGACCAAACGTGAAGGTCCTAATATCCAACGGGGGATAAAACGGCGCTCTTGTGAACAATCGTAA